The sequence TCACTGAAGAAAATATTGTCAATGTCGAGCTTATCGGTACTTGCGGATCATGCCCCTATAGCAAGATCACATTAAAAAATGGAGTCGAGGAAGCTGTCAGACGGGTATTACCCGAGATCAGAGCCGTGGAGGCTATCGAAACCATTTAAAGTTGCTATTCCGGTAATTCTAAGCTTTTCACGAAAGGTATTTTGCCACGATGGGCATTCGACGGCCCATGCCAAAGGCCTTTGGTGACACACGCAGAATCGGCGGCGCCTGGTGCCGTTTAAATTCATTGCTGTTTACCAACCTAAGGACTGTTCGTACCATTACCTCGTCAAAACCCTGTTTTATAAGATCATCGGGCCCCTGCCGAAGTTCAATGTACTGATACAGTATCCTGTCCAGAATCTCATAATCCGGCAGTGAATCAGCATCTTTCTGATCTGGCCTAAGCTCGGCAGAAGGTGGCTTATTAATAGTGTTTTCAGGGATGACCTCATAATCTTTATTGATGTATCGTGCCAGCCCGAAAACATCGGTCTTATAAACATCACCAAGCACCGAAATACCTCCGCACATATCACCGTAAAGAGTGCCGTAGCCGACAGCAGCCTCGCTCTTGTTGGATGTATTTAGCAGAATATAACCGAACTTATTGGATAAAGCCATGAGGATAATAGCCCTGATCCTGGCTTGCATGTTTTCCTCCGTTATATCAAAAGGCAGATCTTTGAAATTTGGCTTGAGTGTTTCTTCAATACTGTTAAAAGATTCTTCGATGCCGATGATGTCAAAACTCACACCCAGGTTTTCGGCCAGCTTTATAGCATCACTTAAGGAATGATAGGATGAATAACGGGAGGGTAACATAACTCCTCTCACATTTTCCTTTCCTAATGCTCTCTGAGCCAAAACCAATGTTACAGCCGAATCGATACCCCCCGACAGTCCAAGAAGGGCTTTTTTCAGGCCTAACTTCTCAAAATAATTCCTGATCCCCATGATGAGGGCATCATGAATGAGGGCAATTTTAGATGTATCCCTCTGTTCTTTCTTCTCATCACTGACCAGATTAATTTTATATCCATCGGATGACCGGTCACACTCATATATCCTTAAATCCTCCTCAAAGTAATTCATCTCGTCTACAACTTCACCGTCGTCTCCCACCACCATCGAGCCTCCATCGAAAAGCAGCTCAGTCTGTGCGCCAACATGATTCACATAAAACAAGGGCATGTGGTATTTTTTCGCATTACCTCCCAATACCTGTTTTCTTCTCAGGGCCTGCTCATAGTGAAAGGGCGAGGCGGCAATGTTAATCATCAGATCAGGATGCTGGCCACTGAGCACCTCCATGGGCGATACGGTATAAAGGGGTGAATCGCTGATGTCCCATATATCTTCACAGATGGTCAGAGCAATCTTATGATCTTTGAAATCAATAACCTTTATATCTTTAAAAGGCTCAAAATAGCGGTATTCATCGAAAACATCATAATTCGGCAGCAGAGTTTTATGGGTCACTGCTTTCACCTTCCCGTCCTGAAGAAAATAGGCTGAGTTGTGCAGGCGTTTGCCTTTTTTATCGGGATTTATAGAAGGCGACCCCACAATGGCAGCAATGTCAGTACAAACTGAAGCTACATCCAGCACACACCGGTGACACTGTTCGATATAATCGTCAAATTCAAGGAAATCACGCGGAGGATAACCGGAAACAGCCAGCTCAGCGAAAACGACCAGATCGGCATTTTTTTCACGGGATTTCCGTATCGCCTGCTTTATCTTGGTGACATTCGAGTCAAAGTTTCCGATGTGATAATTTATCTGTGCTAAGGCAATCTTCACCTCTTATGATGTTTTCTGAGTAACCGGATGATGATGATAAGCTGCCGGATTTCCTTTAAAAAATGATGCCGACATTAAATTCAATATAGTTGAGTATAGCCCTCTCCTTGATGTTGGGGTCAACTTTATTGTTTCCGGACAAAATATTTGTCAGCCCATTGTTATAATTAAAATTGACCAGTATGGATGTGGAGTTGTTGATGAAATATTCTACTCCCGCTCCTATTACAAATGCAGCCCTGAAAAGATTGATGTTATCCGATATCTTATTTTCCTTCTCTGCAGTTTTCGTAAGTGTACCATCCTGATCAGGATATTCAAACACATCAATACCTTTTGCCGTAATCCTCACATCACCAGCCAATCCGATCTGGCCGAAAATAGCAAACTTGTCAAAATTATCCGTCCTCATCTTGATCATGACGGGTAACTGAAAATACTTGATCCGGTAATTCCTGTTAAGCACGCCGGTAGTATCGATGCCATCCATTTTATATGGAAATGACAGTTTGCCATTGTTGTATTGCAGGTTAAAGCCTGTCGACAGAAAATAATTTCCTGCCATGCTGAAATCGCTGATGAATCCCCATGAGAATCCGGCTTGTATCCCATCAGAGGAATATCCCTCGGCATCGGGATTTAACCAGTTTATATTTGGCCCCACCTTCAAGCCAAACCTGTAAGGTTTCTTTTCCTGTGACAACAAGGGTAGTGATAAGATCAATATCGCTATAGACAAGAGTCCAATTCTCTTCATGGTAGACCAGTTATTTGAAGCCCAAATTTACAAAAATTTGCTTTCGCATGTGGAATTCAATTTCAAAACATAATTTTGCGATATCAAAGTCCATATATCTCAAGCTTATGAAGATCATTCAGAATAGCCTCATAGCCACTGCTCTTATACTTGTCATTGCCTGTAACCATCAAAATAAAAGCTGGAAAGATCCGGATATTTCCGGCGTCCCTATCAGTGATGTCATGATCAAACGTTATGAAAAAGCCCTTTTCACAATCGATAAAAAACAGCTGAAAACTGAACTTTTAAAAATTGCCGGCGATTATCAGGTCTTTCTTAAAGGCGATCTGGATGACACCCTGAATCTTCTCCAGTTATCCAATTATATTACCGATCCTTTGCTGATCAGCATATATGACACAACAATAGAGAGGTATCCGGATATGAAGGATACCGAAAAGCAGCTGACAACAGCCTTCAGATACTATATATATTATTTTCCTGAAAAACCTGTACCGCATGTTTATACTTTCATTTCCGGACTGGATTACGAGATACCGGCTATCTTTCTTGACACGGCGCTGCTTATTGCCATTGACATGTACCTTGGCCAGGATTATAAGCCTTACGGAGAACTGGGGCTGCCGGCATATATGATCAGCAGGTTCAGTGAAAAGTACCTGGTTAGTGATTGTATGAATGAAATTGCAGCCAGTCTGATGCAAAATACGCCCTGTGGCAACAGCATGCTCGACCAGATGGTTTATGAAGGAAAGAGGCTGATGCTGCTCGATGCCTTCCTCCCTCAGGTGGCTGATGATATTAAAATCAAATATACACCGGAACAACTGGAATGGTGCAGGAAGAACGAAGCCAACCTGTGGAAGTTCATCATTGAGAATGAGTTACTCTATTCTACCGATATTCAGGTCATCAACAAATTTTTCGTCGACGGCCCCTTCACCCACGGATTTGAATCCTCACCGCCGCGGCTTGGAGCCTGGCTGGGCTGGCAGATCATCAGGTCCTATATGGAAAAACAGAAGGATGTGAACATGAAAACACTTCTGGATGAGGCTGATGCCCAGAAAATACTTACCACATCGAGATATAAACCCCGGCGATAGGGCTGAATTTACTAACACCAGGGTCACAATAAGTCATTTTAATGATTAATGGTAGAGATGCATCAAACACCTTTACCTTTATGTTAGTCAAGACTTATGGCAGTGCCCTGTATGGCATCAATGCAATCACCATCACCATTGAGGTGAATATTGACGACGGTATCAACTTTTTCATGGTCGGATTGCCGGATAATGCTGTCAAAGAAAGTCACCAGCGTATCGAGTCGGCATTGAAAAATATCGGCTATAAAATACCCGGGAAAAAGATCGTTATCAATATGGCTCCGGCTGATATCCGTAAAGAGGGCTCGTCGTACGACCTGACCATCGCCCTCGGCATCCTGGCAGCCTCCGGCCAGATTAAGACCGACCATATCCATGAGTATATCATCATGGGAGAGCTATCTCTCGATGGAGGCATTCACCCCATTAAAGGAGCATTACCCATAGCCATCGAAGTCAAGAAAAAGGGATTCAAGGGATTCATCCTTCCGCGACTGAATGCAAAGGAAGCAGCAATTGTGAGTGACATTGATGTATATGGCGTGGAGAATATCATCGACGTAATACATTTTTTTAATGAGGAGGCCCGTCTGGAGCCGGTAAGGGTGAATGCACGTGAGGAGTTCGCGTATAGGCTCAATGATTACGAGTTTGACTTTGCCGATGTAAAAGGACAGGAAAACATCAAACGTGCTTTGGAGATTGCCGCTGCTGGAGGGCATAACATCATTCTTATAGGCCCGCCGGGCGCCGGTAAAACCATGCTCGCCAAACGCCTGCCATCAATATTGCCACCCCTCAACCTGCATGAAGCACTGGAAACAACTAAAATTCATTCTGTGGCAGGTAAAATGGCCAGGGACTCGTCATTAATAACTGTCAGACCCTTCCGTTCACCACATCATACCATCAGTGATGCAGGCCTTGTCGGAGGTGGCACCTTCCCGCAGCCCGGTGAGATATCCCTGGCTCATAATGGCGTCCTGTTCCTTGATGAACTGCCGGAATTCAAACATTCCGCCCTTGAAGTCATGCGCCAGCCCATGGAAGATCGTGTGGTCACCATATCGCGTGCTAAATACAGCATGGATTACCCGGCCAGCTTCATGCTGGTGGCAGCCATGAACCCCTGCCCATGCGGTTATTATAACCATCCCGACAAGCCCTGTGTCTGCCCGCCGGGAATGGTGCAGAAATATATTCATAAAATATCAGGCCCCCTTATGGATAGAATAGACCTGCATGTTGAGGTCACACCTGTCCCCTTTAGAGAACTTAGCAAAGAACGAAACTCCGAAAACAGCGTTCAGATCAGAAACAGGGTTGTGGCAGCCAGAAGTATACAAGAACAAAGATATCATCAGGATAAAGGGATTTATTGCAATGCACAGATGACCTCACAGCAGATAAGAAAAATCTGTAAAATAAAAGAAGAAGGGGAACAGATACTCAAGACCGCTATGGAGAAGCTGTCTCTCTCGGCCCGGGCATATAACCGCATACTCAAGGTTTCCAGAACAATAGCCGACCTGGAGAAGTCCGACGACATTGAAGCACATCACCTGGCCGAAGCCATTCAATACCGCAGCCTGGACCGCGAAACATGGGGAATGAGCTAAAGACCTGCAATCCCGACTGCGTCGGGATTTCGCTCGGCTTCGCCTCGCTCAACCTGCAACCTGAAACTTGCAACTTGCAACTTGTATCTTTTATCACTCCAATAATATAACATTATCACAATTCTTTTTAACTTTGACATTCCATAAAAAACGAAAATATATGACTAAGGACTTCATCAAGTTTATCGACGTCACCCGCCATTATAAACTTGGAACCGAGATCGTCAAAGCCCTCAGGGGTATCACACTTGACATAGCTAAGAATGAATATGTGGCCCTCATGGGACCGTCGGGTTCCGGTAAATCGACACTGATGAATATCCTCGGATGCCTCGATACACCAACATCCGGAAGCTATTTACTCAATGGTAACGATGTCAGTAAAATGAATGATAATTCCCTGGCAGAAATACGGAATAAAGAAATTGGTTTTGTGTTTCAGACCTTCAATCTTTTGCCACGCTCCACAGCTCTCGAAAATGTCATGCTGCCTCAGATTTATGCCGGTATTAACAAAGCCAAACGGACGGAAAGAGCCACGGAGGTGCTGACAAGTGTGAACTTGAGCGATAGGATACGTCATAAACCTAATGAATTGTCAGGCGGAGAACGACAAAGAATAGCTATCGCCAGGGCGCTTGTCAACCATCCATCACTGATACTTGCCGATGAACCCACAGGAAACCTCGACACAAAGACGTCGATTGAGATTATGGGACTCCTCGAAGAAATTCACAATGCCGGTAACACCATTATGGTGGTGACCCATGAAGAATACATTGCCCGCCATGCACATCGTATCATCCGTTTAAGAGACGGCATGGTCGAGTCGGATGAAATAAATCCCGATATCATCACTATGGAGCATTATAAAACTGAAGTTACTTCATAATAAGAAATGAAAACTTTTCTCTTTTTACATTGTTTTACTGTTGAATTTCACTAATTTTCTATCCTGATTTATTGACTGTCTCACATGAATGACGGATTTAAAATATACACCAAAAAAGGCGACAAAGGAGAAACATCGCTGATTGGTGGCAAGAGAGTTCCAAAATTTCATGACCGTATTGAAGCCTATGGCACTTTAGACGAGCTGAATTGCTATATCGGTCTCATCCGCGATCAGGACACTGATATGCATACCAGGGAAATGCTCATTGAAATCCAGGACCGGCTGTTTACCGCCGAATCCCTGCTTGCTGCCGATAATCCCACCTCACTTGCATCACTGCCACACCTCTTCGAAGATGATGTGACCCTGTTGGAAAACGAAATCGACAAAATGAATGAACAGTTGCCTGCGATAAAAAATTTCATCCTTCCCGGTGGTCACATCACGGTATCGCATACCCATGTGGCCCGATGCATATGCCGCCGTGCTGAGAGGCTTACCGTAAGGCTGGCTCAGCATTTTGATGTAGATGAACTGATCATTAAATATCTCAATCGCTTGTCGGATTACCTGTTTGTCCTGGCCAGAAAATTCACACACGATTTTAAAGTCACTGAAATCCCTTGGAAGGCTAGAATGACATGACTTTCCGGCAATTTTTTAATAATTTTTCATTTTGTTCTTTGTTTTTAAAAAAAAATTACTTTTGCAAAAATTTACTTATAAAATCTCCTGAATATGTATTGGACTCTGGAATTGGCTTCAAAACTGGAAGATGCACCATGGCCTGCTACAAAAGACGAACTGGTAGATTATTGCATCAGATCAGGCGCACCTCAGGAAGTGATCGAGAACCTCCAGGAAATTGAAGATGAAGGGGAGGTATATGAAAGTATTGAGGACTTGTGGCCTGATTATCCTACTAAAGAGGATTTTTTCTTTCATGAGGACGAATACTAAATAATTGACAATTTCTAAATTTAAGGTTTAACATTAAATCCTTTCCCCTTCTGCCTTCCACTTTACCCGGTACTCTCTTCCTGTTTCTATTGTTGTTTTATCGATGTTTTCACTTTTTAACTTAAATTTGCCTGTCTTTATTAATTCGTGAAATATTAGCTGTATGTCAATGTGACATGATAATTCTAGCGGAATGATACTTGATAAAGCCGAGCTGTTCTATATTTTCTGCATAGTTATTTAAGATTTACACAATGGCGAGTTTCCTTTCAAAGTTCCTGGGCAGTAAATCGGATAGGGATATCAAAATCATCATGCCGGCAGTGCAAACGATCCGGCAGGCATATGAAGCCATCAAGGAATTGAATAATGATGAATTGCGGGCTAAAACCCTTGAATTCAGAACCAGAATTTACGATTATATCAGCGATGAAGAGAATGAAATCAAAAAATTAAAAGAAAAGGCTGAAAATAATCCTGACCTCGATACAGAAGAAAAAGAGAAACTTTACAATGCTGTCGATCAGCTTGAAAAAGACAGTTATCGCAAAACACAGGAAATCCTCGATGAAATTCTTCCCGAAGCATTTGCAGTGATGAAAGAAACTGCACGCCGGTTTAAGGAAAATGAATACATCGAAGTCACTGCCACTGACATGGACCGTGACCTGGCCTCCAGATTCGACAGCATCAACATCACCGGTCAAAAAGCCCGGTATTTTAACAAGTGGATGGCCGGCGGTAATTTGATCACATGGGATATGACACACTATGATGTCCAACTTATCGGTGGCATCGTCCTGCACCAGGGAAAAATTGCAGAAATGGCCACAGGTGAAGGGAAAACGCTGGTAGCCACCCTGCCGGTATACCTCAATGCCTTGCCAGGTAAAGGCGTTCATATTGTCACTGTTAATGATTATCTGGCAAAAAGAGACTCTGAATGGATGGGCATGCTGTATCAGTTCCATGGGCTTAAAGTGGATTGTATCGATAAACATGAACCCAATTCCAATGAACGCCGCGATGCTTATCTTGCTGACATCACCTTTGGAACAAATAACGAATTCGGCTTTGACTACCTCAGGGATAATATGACCGGCAACCCTGATGAACTCGTGCAGCGCCCGCATTATTATTCTATCGTCGACGAGGTCGACTCCGTTTTGATTGATGATGCCCGTACACCTCTTATCATTTCAGGACCAACTCCAAAAGGAGACACCCAGGAATTTGATGTACTCAAACCGAATATCCTGAAACTATATAATGCCCAGAAAACCCTTGTCACCAAGATCCTGGCTGAGGCTAAACAATTAATGCAAAGCAGCGATAATGCCGAAAATGAAAAGAAAGTCGGGGAACAGGTATTCCGGTCTTACCGTGGTCTTCCTAAAAATAAAGCCTTAATAAAGTTCCTGAGCGAAGAAGGGATCAGAACCCTGATGCAGAAAACCGAAAATTTCTATCTTCAGGAACAGGCCAAAAACATGCATATCATCGATGATGAACTGTTCTTCGTAATCGATGAACAACATAACTCCATTGACCTGACGGAAAAGGGTATTGACCTGCTGAATGAAGAATATGATGATCCGAGTTTTTTCATTATGCCGGATATCGGTGCAGAGATTGCTGAACTCGAACGTTCCAGCCTCTCCGAAGCACAACGATTGGAGCGGAAAAATGTAATGATGCAGGACTTTTCAGTCAAATCCGACCGCATCCACACGGTTAACCAACTGCTCAAAGCCTACGCTCTCTTTGAAAAGGATGTCGAATACGTTATCATGGATAATAAGATCAAGATCGTCGATGAACAAACAGGACGTATTCTTGAAGGCCGGCGGTATTCCGATGGATTGCACCAGGCTATCGAAGCAAAAGAAAATGTCAAGGTGGAAGCTGCCACCCAGACTTACGCCACAATCACACTCCAGAATTATTTCAGGATGTATAAAAAACTGGCCGGTATGACCGGAACAGCTGAAACAGAAGCTGGTGAGTTGTGGAACATCTATAAGCTCGATGTGGTGGTTATCCCCACAAACCGGCCGGTCGTCAGGGATGACAGAGAAGACATGGTTTACAAAACAAAAAGAGAAAAATTCAATGCCGTTATTGATGACATTGCGAAACTCATCAACATAGGCCGACCGGTTCTTGTTGGTACCACATCTGTTGAAACATCCGAACTGCTAAGCCGCATGCTCAAAATGAGGGGCATAAAGCATAATGTACTGAATGCCAAGCTGCATCAGAGAGAGGCACAGATTGTCCTGGAAGCCGGCCAGGCCGGTACGGTAACCATCGCCACAAATATGGCAGGACGTGGTACTGACATTAAGCTGGGGCCTGGTGTGAAAGAAGCCGGCGGCCTGGCTATCATCGGCACCGAACGCCATGAATCACGTCGTGTCGACCGCCAGTTGCGTGGCCGCTCCGGCCGTCAGGGTGACCCCGGCAGCTCCCAGTTCTTTGTCTCGCTCGAAGATGACCTCATGCGCATGTTCGGCTCCGAACGTATTGCCAAAATTATGGACCGCCTCGGCATCAAAGACGGTGAAGTCATCCAGCATCCTATGATCACCAAATCTATCGAAAGGGCACAGAAAAAAGTTGAAGAAAATAACTTCGGCATACGAAAACGACTGCTGGAATACGACGATGTGATGAACTCACAGAGAGAGGTCATCTATAAGAAACGTCGGCATGCCCTCTATGGCGAACGATTGTCAATCGATATCTCTAATATGATTTATGATGTTTGCGAAAAAATCGTCATCGATTACCAAGATGAACGCGATTTCGAAGGATTCAGCCTGGAACTCATCAAGCTTTTTGGCATCGAGTCGCCTTTTAATGAAAAAGAATTCTTCGCACTTAACGGTGAAGAGGCCACAGAAAAACTTTTCAACATAGTATATAACAATTATCAGGTCAAACGTGAAATGATAGCCACAAAGGTTTACCCTGTCATCAAAGAGGTTTATGAAACACAATCACGCTATGAGAATATTGCTATCCCGATAACCGATGGACGTAAGGTCATGCAGGTGATCGCCAACCTGAAAAAAGCTTTTGAAACAAATGGGAAAGAAGTACCCCTGTCCATAGATAAAGGCATCACACTGGCCATGATTGATGAAGCCTGGAAAGAACATCTGCGGGAGATGGATGAACTCCGGCAATCGGTACAATCGGCTACCTATGAACAGAAAGACCCTTTACTTATATACAAATTTGAATCATTCGAGCTGTTTAAAAAAATGCTCGACAAGATTAATAAGGAGAGTATCTCGTTCATTATCAAAGGCAATCTGCCTATCCAGGATACAGGGCAGGTGCGTGAAGCAGCACAGGTACGCAGCAGACCTGACATGAGCAAATTGAAGGAAGAACGTACCGACCTGTTGTCGCAGGCATACAGTAATACTCAGCAGCCACAGAAAACGGGACCCGTAAAGGTTGAGAAAAAGGTTGGACGTAATGATCCCTGCCCTTGCGGCAGCGGTAAAAAGTATAAGCATTGCCATGGCATCGGTAAATGACATCCATTCTTATTCGTATGAAAGAAAACTTGAGAAAAAATAATGTAAACCAAATTATTAATGATTAATTCCTGATTAATGAAATTCAAGCGTGTTTTACTCAAACTAAGCGGTGAATCACTGATGAGTGCCGATGAAACTGTCGATCCGGGAAAGTTGGCCGCTTATGCAAATGAAATCAAAAGCATCGCCGATAAAGGTGTGGAAGTGGGCATTGTGATCGGCGGAGGAAATATTTTCAGGGGATCGCTGGGAGAAAATGACGGCATTGACAGAGTACAGGGTGATTACATGGGCATGCTGGCTACTGTCGTCAATGGTATGGCTTTGCAATGGGCATTGGAAAAAACCGGTATCAAAGCTCATGTCCTTTCAGGCCTGAGCGTGGAAAAAGTGACTGAACGCATGAGCCGGCGAAAAGCCATTCAGTATCTTGAACATGGCGATGTAGTAATCATTTGTGGCGGCACAGGTAATCCTTTCTTCACGACCGATTCAGCTGCTGTGCTCCGTGCCCTGGAGATAAAAGCTGATGCAGTATTGAAAGGAACCCGCGTGGATGGCGTATATAACTCCGACCCGGAAAAAAATCCCGCAGCTGCGAAATTTGAACACCTGACCTTTGATGAAGCCATCAGCAAAGACTTGAAAATCATGGACCTGACAGCTTTTACCCTCTGCAGGGAAAACAACATGCTGATCATTGTCTTCAACTTCAATATACCCGGAAATCTGCTGAAAGTTTTAACAGGAGAAAATGTTGGCACTGTCATTAGTAATCACTAGTATATTATTTTTGTAGTCATCTATTAAACCGACAGCTATGACAGAAGAATGTCAGTTTTGTCTCGAAGAAGCCAGGGAAAGTATGTCCAATGCCATCGTACATCTGGAGCGCGAATTCCAGAAGATCAGGGCAGGAAAAGCGACACCCGATATGCTCGACAGCATCAGGATCGAATATTATGGCTCTGTAATGCCACTAAGCCAGGTTTCAAATATCAGCACACCCGATGCACGGCAGATCATTGTCCAGCCTTGGGATAAAAGTTTGCTGGATACCATCGACAAGGCCATCATGGCAGCAAATCTCGGCTTTAACCCCATGAACAATGGTGAAGTGCTGCGCATCATCGTTCCAACGCTGACAGAAGAACGCAGAAAGGCACTCGTAAAACAGGCACATAACGAAACCGAAGCTACAAAAGTCAGTATCCGCTCCATCCGACGCATAGCCAACGAAGATGCTAAAAAACTAAAAAATGATGGCACTCCCGAAGACGATATTGAAAAGCTGGAAGAACTCATCCAGAAAATGACCGATGATTTCATCGCTAAAGTTGATAAAGTATTGGAAGCTAAGGAAAAAGATATCATGACGGTCTGAAATTAGGATTCCGGTGAATGCATTATCCATGGAATCTTTCTAACCCTTCAAGCCCAATCCCCTGTTATAAAAATATTTTTAAAGGAATTAAACCTGTATGATTATATTCAATCTAATACTTTCAACAAAATATCTGAAATATGCCAGGAAAGTGAAAAATCTAATATTTATTCTCTGTTTTATATTTTTCGATTTTATCATTGTTCAGGCACAGCGGCCTGGTAATGCCGATTTATCTCAGCGACCCATGGGCGGTGTGATAAAGGGACAAGTCATTGAAGCGGACCTTGGTACACTGATGGAATATGTCAATATCGTACTTTTCAGGTCAAAAGATTCTGTTATGGTCTCCGGCACTGTCACTTCCGAGGATGGAAAATTTGAGCTCCCCCGCGTAACCTTCGGTATCTGCTACATTAAAATCAGCTTTATAGGTTACGACGATAAATTCATGAATGACATCCAGGTTACACCTAAACAACCAATCGTGGACCTGGGCAGGATCACTTTAAAGGCGACAGCAACAAATCTTGGTGGTGTTGAAATTGTTGCTGATAAGCAACACGTCGTTTACCAGATCGACAAAAAAATAATAAACGTCAGCCAGGATCTTATGTCACAGGGTGGTACTGCTATTGAGGCTCTGGAAAACGTGCCCTCGGTGCAGGTCGACATTGACGGCAACGTAAGCCTGAGAGGCAGCGGCAGCTTTACCCTTCTCATTGATGGCCGCCCCAGTGTCCTCGAAAACAGCGAAGCCCTGCGGCAAATACCTGCATCTTCTATCGATCGTATTGAAATTATCACAAATCCGTCTGTTAAATATGATCCCGACGGCACCGCAGGCATCATTAACGTGATCATGAAAAAAAATATCAAAGCCGGTCTGAACGGAATCCTCAACGCCTCAGTGGGAACAGGTGATAAATATAGCGCCAGCCTTCTTCTGAATTACAGGTTAAAAAAAATCAATTTCTTTGGTGGCATCGACTATAATAACTTCCATTCCACCGGAAAAGGCCATTCCACTACT is a genomic window of Bacteroidota bacterium containing:
- the secA gene encoding preprotein translocase subunit SecA; this translates as MASFLSKFLGSKSDRDIKIIMPAVQTIRQAYEAIKELNNDELRAKTLEFRTRIYDYISDEENEIKKLKEKAENNPDLDTEEKEKLYNAVDQLEKDSYRKTQEILDEILPEAFAVMKETARRFKENEYIEVTATDMDRDLASRFDSINITGQKARYFNKWMAGGNLITWDMTHYDVQLIGGIVLHQGKIAEMATGEGKTLVATLPVYLNALPGKGVHIVTVNDYLAKRDSEWMGMLYQFHGLKVDCIDKHEPNSNERRDAYLADITFGTNNEFGFDYLRDNMTGNPDELVQRPHYYSIVDEVDSVLIDDARTPLIISGPTPKGDTQEFDVLKPNILKLYNAQKTLVTKILAEAKQLMQSSDNAENEKKVGEQVFRSYRGLPKNKALIKFLSEEGIRTLMQKTENFYLQEQAKNMHIIDDELFFVIDEQHNSIDLTEKGIDLLNEEYDDPSFFIMPDIGAEIAELERSSLSEAQRLERKNVMMQDFSVKSDRIHTVNQLLKAYALFEKDVEYVIMDNKIKIVDEQTGRILEGRRYSDGLHQAIEAKENVKVEAATQTYATITLQNYFRMYKKLAGMTGTAETEAGELWNIYKLDVVVIPTNRPVVRDDREDMVYKTKREKFNAVIDDIAKLINIGRPVLVGTTSVETSELLSRMLKMRGIKHNVLNAKLHQREAQIVLEAGQAGTVTIATNMAGRGTDIKLGPGVKEAGGLAIIGTERHESRRVDRQLRGRSGRQGDPGSSQFFVSLEDDLMRMFGSERIAKIMDRLGIKDGEVIQHPMITKSIERAQKKVEENNFGIRKRLLEYDDVMNSQREVIYKKRRHALYGERLSIDISNMIYDVCEKIVIDYQDERDFEGFSLELIKLFGIESPFNEKEFFALNGEEATEKLFNIVYNNYQVKREMIATKVYPVIKEVYETQSRYENIAIPITDGRKVMQVIANLKKAFETNGKEVPLSIDKGITLAMIDEAWKEHLREMDELRQSVQSATYEQKDPLLIYKFESFELFKKMLDKINKESISFIIKGNLPIQDTGQVREAAQVRSRPDMSKLKEERTDLLSQAYSNTQQPQKTGPVKVEKKVGRNDPCPCGSGKKYKHCHGIGK
- the frr gene encoding ribosome recycling factor — its product is MTEECQFCLEEARESMSNAIVHLEREFQKIRAGKATPDMLDSIRIEYYGSVMPLSQVSNISTPDARQIIVQPWDKSLLDTIDKAIMAANLGFNPMNNGEVLRIIVPTLTEERRKALVKQAHNETEATKVSIRSIRRIANEDAKKLKNDGTPEDDIEKLEELIQKMTDDFIAKVDKVLEAKEKDIMTV
- the pyrH gene encoding UMP kinase, whose amino-acid sequence is MKFKRVLLKLSGESLMSADETVDPGKLAAYANEIKSIADKGVEVGIVIGGGNIFRGSLGENDGIDRVQGDYMGMLATVVNGMALQWALEKTGIKAHVLSGLSVEKVTERMSRRKAIQYLEHGDVVIICGGTGNPFFTTDSAAVLRALEIKADAVLKGTRVDGVYNSDPEKNPAAAKFEHLTFDEAISKDLKIMDLTAFTLCRENNMLIIVFNFNIPGNLLKVLTGENVGTVISNH